From the genome of Litorilinea aerophila:
GCTGTAACGCGGTCCGCACGTAGCGCTCCACCCGGGGCCAGTCCACCGCCGGCCCAACGATCTTCAGATCCCGAGGCAGGAAAACGTTGAAAGCCCGTACCGGCAGGGCCGCGGCGCGATAGCGCTCCAGAATGGGCGCAAAGGCCGCTTCGTCCTGCTCCGGCTCCAGGGAAACCACAGTGCATTCGATAAAGTCAAAACCTGCCGCCTGGGCGATTTCGCTCTCCTCCACACGGCAGCAACAGCCGAATTCCACAATCCCGGTCCTTTCTGTTGCAGAAAAAACTACAGATTTCACAGATTGCATAGATGATGGCTCTACTGCAAAAAGGTCAAATGAGGACGCTGACCCACGCAGATGAACGCTGATTCGGGTGATTCTCGCCTGCGTTTCTTTGCGCCTTTGCACCTTTGCGCCTTTGCGTTCAAAAATGCCCTTGTTGCAGGGGAACCATCTTTGCATTTTATTTTCGGCCGCAGATTCCACGGATTACACCGCACCGGAGGATGCTCCCTCCACGAGAGGACAGCCACCGCGACGCGGAGTCGGCATCCTCAGATGCCGACCCAGGCGGGACGCCGCCGCTTCAGGGGAGTGCGCATCTGAGGATGCGCACTCCGCAAAAGGACAACCACCGCGATGCAGAGAAAATAAAGTGACACACCTGCTCAGGAAACGGCCCAGTCAGGTTTCACTTCCGGGCAGCCCAGGCGTTCCATGAGCCGGCGCAGGGTCTCCACCGCGTAGGTCATGCCGGATACACCGCTGAAGCCACTGCTGTGGCCGGCGATGGCCAGGTGGGGCTCCAACCCCAGGAAGCCTCGATAGCCGCTATCCCGCAGCTTCTCCAGCAACAGGTCGACCTGGCCATCCCCTTCACCGGCGGCCCGCACCCCACCGTCACCCAGGACGGCATCCTTCACATGCACATGGGCCACGTAGTCCCCCAGGAGCGGCCAGCCCCGCTCGGTGACCCGCTCTTCCCCGACCTGGACAAAGTTGGCCGGGTCCCAGACGAAGCGCAGGTGGGGGCTGTTCACCCCCTTCAACAGGGCATGACAGCGGGCCACCGTGTCGCCCACGATGCCCTTTTCATTCTCCAGCAGCAGCTCCATGCCCTCGGCCGCGGCCACTTCCGTCAGCCGGGCCAGCCGCGCCACCACATCCTCCACATACTGGTCGTAGTGGGTGTTGGTGCTGGTGTCGTCGGGATAGAAGGAAAAGACCCGGATCCGGCGGGTGCCCAGGGCCTCGGCGATCTGGCAGATCCGATGGAGGTTGGCCACCTCCCGGTCGATGGGATCAGCCAGGGGGGACTTGCCGATGGGGCTGCCGATGGAGCTGATCCCGATCTGCTGCTGGTCACATTCCTGCTTCAGCCGGGCCACCTCTTCATCGGTCAGGTGGAGGACATTCTTGCCCCAGACGCCCCGCAGCTCCAGGTGACCCACCGCCAGCTGGCGCAGCAGGGCCAGCTGCTCGCCCAGATCGTCCGCGATCTCGTCGCCGAATGCGCTCAGGTAAAATTGTGCTTCCGTCATCGTGCGGCTTCCTTCTGCAAAGATTGGCTCTTCAGAGATTCCAACAGGGCCGTGTAG
Proteins encoded in this window:
- a CDS encoding sugar phosphate isomerase/epimerase family protein — its product is MTEAQFYLSAFGDEIADDLGEQLALLRQLAVGHLELRGVWGKNVLHLTDEEVARLKQECDQQQIGISSIGSPIGKSPLADPIDREVANLHRICQIAEALGTRRIRVFSFYPDDTSTNTHYDQYVEDVVARLARLTEVAAAEGMELLLENEKGIVGDTVARCHALLKGVNSPHLRFVWDPANFVQVGEERVTERGWPLLGDYVAHVHVKDAVLGDGGVRAAGEGDGQVDLLLEKLRDSGYRGFLGLEPHLAIAGHSSGFSGVSGMTYAVETLRRLMERLGCPEVKPDWAVS